In Mytilus trossulus isolate FHL-02 chromosome 6, PNRI_Mtr1.1.1.hap1, whole genome shotgun sequence, a single window of DNA contains:
- the LOC134720940 gene encoding uncharacterized protein LOC134720940 yields MVKIRMELVSKWSFLVTLLMLFSSPSHSLSPDQKQQVTVGLELGKGIAEMLEKKEFRNSLTKIAKNIGPYLGALGPFIGVVMAFIPSESDELAYMKTMMSNIDNRLDQFDTRFDDVERLIQWNTVEINFGQLEQRIKAVSHQLEIVYSVPSAAVPNRKLIFIDNYDSDYQNSGLKLYQAIVAQHKIQKQLGTQVLSYTENDRAKTQIFLLGVMQLLLQAVKVELGYLLVKQFTYNANYMTTDWENKIKEVKVKFDQIDNQCTDAYHSQCGKDIDAYAASNSGQTSSQFAAGLFSLLSGKYYWRDWIVLAYNPISGGSLHYVGVSGGHIKFRKNGRNIVVGSVDNSRAVMGKTQAENNMNSLVETKRVCGYWKCKTVLKSAEEIFNSISRSGSSFFSVVRNSNNAHFHYHTRRAKFVQRRYFHLMMWG; encoded by the exons ATGGTGAAGATTAGAATGG AGTTGGTATCCAAATGGTCTTTCTTGGTAACTCTATTGATGTTATTTTCCTCGCCTAGTCACAGCCTTTCTCCGGATCAAAAACAACAAGTTACTGTTGGCCTTGAACTCGGAAAAGGGATAGCGGAAATGCTTGAAAAGAAGGAATTCAGAAATTCTTTAACAAAGATCGCAAAAAATATTGGTCCCTACCTTGGCGCATTGGGTCCATTTATAGGGGTCGTCATGGCGTTCATTCCATCAGAGTCTGATGAGTTGGCTTACATGAAAACTATGATGAGTAATATCGACAATCGTTTGGATCAATTTGATACTCGATTTGACGACGTCGAACGATTGATTCAGTGGAATACTGTTGAAATAAACTTTGGGCAACTAGAACAAAGGATCAAGGCAGTTTCGCACCAGTTAGAAATTGTTTATTCTGTTCCGTCGGCTGCTGTGCCAAACAGGAAgctaatatttattgataattatgATAGTGATTATCAGAATAGTGGCTTAAAATTATATCAAGCCATCGTCGCACAGCATAAAATCCAAAAACAATTGGGTACTCAAGTTTTGAGTTATACCGAAAATGACCGAGCGAAGACGCAAATATTTCTACTCGGTGTAATGCAACTTCTCTTGCAAGCTGTAAAAGTTGAATTGGGCTATCTTCTAGTAAAACAATTTACATACAATGCAAATTATATGACGACTGATTGGgaaaataagataaaagaaGTGAAAGTAAAGTTCGATCAAATTGACAACCAGTGCACAGATGCATATCACTCCCAATGCGGAAAGGATATCGACGCATACGCTGCTTCTAATAGTGGTCAGACAAGTAGTCAATTTGCCGCTGGACTATTTAGTCTCCTTTCCGGGAAATACTACTGGAGGGACTGGATTGTTCTCGCCTATAACCCCATAAGTGGTGGTAGCCTTCATTATGTAGGGGTTAGTGGAGGACacataaaatttagaaaaaatggtAGAAACATTGTAGTTGGTAGTGTGGACAACAGCCGTGCAGTCATGGGTAAAACACAAGCTGAGAATAATATGAATAGTCTAGTCGAGACGAAAAGAGTTTGTGGTTATTGGAAATGTAAAACTGTACTTAAATCTGCAGAAGAAATTTTTAATTCCATAAGTAGAAGCGGTTCCTCATTTTTTAGTGTCGTAAGAAATTCGAATAATGCTCATTTTCATTACCACACCAGAAGAGCAAAATTCGTCCAAAGAAGATATTTTCATCTCATGATGTGGGGTTGA